Proteins from a genomic interval of Benincasa hispida cultivar B227 chromosome 7, ASM972705v1, whole genome shotgun sequence:
- the LOC120082172 gene encoding pectinesterase inhibitor-like, with protein sequence MAKSNLSALLSLLFLISISFRTLAAQNDVVASAICPRTKNPPFCATVVQSAATADLKVLAGYTLNLAHTNAGDSLCLARLLAATAASPLLKWRYSSCSASYDGAFAQIRQAQKHLADGDYLDVTDLTTGVVAAVAKCLAKFKKPPPDASGLTKNGKTLEDLCSIVLVLADLLPGVRTDGNGNQRM encoded by the coding sequence ATGGCTAAGTCCAATCTTTCAGCCTTACTTTCACTTCTTTTCTTAATTTCCATTTCATTTCGCACATTAGCAGCTCAAAACGACGTCGTCGCCTCCGCCATCTGCCCTAGAACTAAAAATCCCCCCTTCTGCGCCACCGTCGTGCAATCCGCCGCCACCGCCGACTTGAAAGTCCTCGCCGGCTACACTCTCAACCTCGCCCACACCAACGCCGGCGACTCACTCTGCCTCGCTCGGTTGCTCGCGGCGACTGCGGCCAGTCCTCTCCTCAAGTGGCGCTACTCCTCCTGCTCCGCCAGCTACGACGGCGCCTTCGCGCAAATCCGCCAAGCGCAAAAGCACTTGGCTGATGGTGACTACCTGGACGTCACTGATCTGACCACGGGCGTGGTGGCGGCCGTCGCCAAGTGTCTGGCTAAGTTCAAGAAGCCGCCGCCGGACGCGTCGGGTCTGACGAAGAACGGGAAAACTCTGGAGGATTTGTGTAGCATTGTGTTGGTTTTGGCCGATCTTCTCCCCGGAGTTCGGACCGACGGAAATGGAAACCAGCGTATGTGA